From a region of the Bradyrhizobium diazoefficiens genome:
- a CDS encoding caspase family protein: protein MGALRVFGLIILAISLGCGSAMAERRVALVIGNSAYKSAPRLTNPVNDATLVGGMFKKAGFDHVDVRLDLNAADMRRSLREFAGRTRDAEIAVIYYAGHGIELDGTNYLIPTDAALETDGDVLDETVALDRALFAVEPAKQLRLVILDACRDNPFAKTMKRTVASRAIGRGLAKIEPTSPNTMIAFAAKAGSTASDGDAKNSPFATALVERLPTPGLDLRKAFGFVRDDVLKTTGYKQEPYVYGSLGGDDVSLVAAKPAVAGPQANPQDAVRRDYELALQLGTRDGWTAFLGQYPDGFYANLAKGQLNKIAAEDVRAAAAEKARHAEDEKARLVAERAKKAEQDKAAAAAKAAESARIAAEKAKQIEEAKAAAAEQRRKEAEAAAAKAVADKQSSENEQKVAAVSPAPAQPALSPQETTKLVQSELRRVGCLAAAADGDWNASSQRSLTLFNKYAGTRFDAKLASFDALDAIKAKPGRVCPLVCDHGFRADGDTCVKIACRPGYRVNTDNECEKLQDKKPVATREDAKPRDNERKKVEAAPAKPQATGQIYCSSAGCRPVRPGCRLESWGAAGVQKGSYGAGTSTFEVCK, encoded by the coding sequence ATGGGCGCGCTTCGGGTTTTTGGTTTGATCATCCTCGCTATCTCGCTCGGGTGCGGATCGGCAATGGCTGAACGGCGCGTCGCGCTGGTGATCGGCAATTCCGCCTACAAGAGCGCCCCGCGGCTGACCAACCCGGTCAACGATGCGACTCTGGTCGGTGGCATGTTCAAGAAGGCGGGTTTTGACCATGTCGATGTCAGGCTCGACCTCAACGCCGCCGACATGCGCAGGTCGCTGCGCGAGTTCGCGGGCAGGACCCGCGATGCCGAAATTGCCGTTATCTACTATGCCGGGCACGGCATCGAGTTGGACGGCACCAACTACCTGATCCCCACTGATGCCGCGCTGGAAACGGACGGCGACGTGCTCGACGAGACGGTCGCGCTCGACCGCGCGCTCTTTGCCGTGGAGCCGGCAAAGCAGCTCCGCCTCGTCATCCTGGACGCCTGCCGGGACAATCCTTTCGCCAAGACGATGAAGCGCACCGTCGCGTCCCGCGCCATCGGCCGCGGTCTTGCCAAGATTGAGCCGACCAGCCCGAACACCATGATCGCCTTCGCAGCGAAGGCGGGCTCGACCGCCTCGGACGGCGATGCGAAGAACAGCCCGTTTGCCACCGCTCTGGTCGAGCGCCTCCCGACGCCGGGTCTCGATCTGCGCAAGGCGTTCGGCTTCGTGCGCGACGACGTTCTCAAGACCACGGGCTACAAGCAGGAGCCTTATGTCTACGGCTCGCTTGGCGGCGATGACGTTTCGCTGGTTGCAGCGAAGCCAGCCGTCGCGGGACCGCAGGCTAACCCGCAGGATGCGGTTCGCCGGGACTACGAGCTGGCGCTCCAGCTTGGAACACGCGACGGTTGGACGGCATTTCTCGGTCAGTATCCGGACGGCTTTTATGCCAACTTGGCCAAGGGCCAGCTGAACAAGATCGCGGCCGAAGATGTGCGCGCTGCCGCAGCAGAGAAAGCCAGGCACGCCGAAGACGAGAAGGCGCGGCTGGTCGCGGAGCGAGCCAAGAAAGCCGAGCAAGACAAGGCGGCAGCCGCCGCCAAAGCCGCTGAGAGCGCTCGGATCGCTGCGGAGAAGGCCAAGCAAATCGAGGAGGCCAAGGCGGCCGCAGCCGAGCAGCGCCGCAAGGAGGCCGAGGCCGCGGCGGCCAAGGCGGTGGCCGATAAGCAGTCTTCCGAGAACGAGCAGAAGGTGGCGGCCGTAAGTCCCGCCCCAGCGCAGCCGGCCCTGTCTCCGCAGGAAACAACGAAGCTGGTGCAATCGGAGCTGCGGCGCGTCGGTTGCCTGGCTGCTGCTGCCGATGGCGACTGGAATGCGTCATCGCAACGCTCGCTGACGCTGTTCAACAAATATGCGGGAACGAGGTTCGACGCCAAGCTCGCGAGCTTCGACGCGCTCGACGCGATCAAGGCCAAGCCGGGCCGGGTCTGTCCGCTGGTGTGCGATCACGGCTTCAGGGCCGATGGCGATACTTGCGTGAAGATCGCCTGTCGTCCCGGTTATCGCGTCAATACCGACAATGAATGCGAGAAGCTTCAGGACAAGAAGCCGGTCGCGACCCGCGAGGATGCCAAGCCGCGAGACAATGAGAGGAAGAAGGTCGAGGCCGCGCCCGCGAAGCCGCAGGCAACCGGCCAGATCTATTGCAGCAGTGCGGGCTGTAGGCCCGTCCGGCCGGGGTGTCGGCTCGAAAGCTGGGGGGCCGCCGGTGTCCAAAAGGGCAGTTACGGCGCCGGCACCAGTACGTTCGAAGTCTGCAAGTGA